The sequence GCATGCCCGCCAACGCCGGGCGGTTCCGGCTGGCGGCCGGGCCGGACGGAGCCACGTACGAGCACGCCGACTCCGCCGCCGACCTGGCCCTGGACGTACGCGAACTGGCCGCCTGCTACCTCGGCGGGACCCGCGTCCAGGAACTCGTCGCCGCCGGGCTGGTACGGGAGCACACCCCCGGCTCGGCGGCGGCGCTGGACGCGGCCTTGCGGACGGCCGTACTGCCGCACACGGCGGACGAGTTCTGACGCAGGGCCACATCGGGGCATCGGGGGCGGTCGGACGGGCCGCCCCCGAACGCCGGGATCAGGCGGGCAGCGAGATCCGGGCGGCGGACATCCCGAAGCCGGCGCCCAGGACGGCGGTGGCCAACCGATCGGGCCGCGCGTGCAGGTCCTCCGGCCGGTAACGGCGGATCTTCTGGTGCCAGTTGAGGATGCCGGCGTGCCAGTCCTTCAGCTCGCCCACGTACGCGTCCAGGGCCTGCCGGGCCGGCCGGTCGAGTTTCCAGTCGTCGTAGAGCAGCGGCAGCTGCGTCGCCACGATGTGCTCGAACTCCTCGGTGCGCCGCGTCATCAGCTCATGACAGATGCGCAGGGCCTGCGGGTAGTCGATGCCGAAGAAGGTGCGGGCGACCAGGATGTAATTGTGGACCTCGCCCTCGACCTCCACCTCCTTCTGGTAGGAGTAGATGTCGTTGATCATGCAGGCGGCGTCCGCGACCGCGTTCTCCAGGGACCGGATCGTCCCGGAGGCGTAGATCTCCTCGGGGATGCCCCGGCCCCGGTGCCCGAGCCGACACAGGTACATCGTGAGGTGGCTGCCGAAGGTGTGGCGGCGCATCTCCGCGTAGTCCACCGGGTCCGGGACCCGGTTCCGGATCTGGTTGTCCACCTCCCACAGCCAGCTCTCCATCATGCTCACCAAGGTCGCCCGGAACTCGGCACGGTGCTCGGCGGCCATCGCGGCGGTCGTGCGCACCCACAGATCGCCGAGCGCGCGCTCCATCGCGGTCACCGGTTCCGGCTGTTCGGCGTGGTCCACCGGGATCATGGCGATCAGGCGGGCCGTCGTCGCCTTGGCCGCCGGAAGGTTCCTGCCCTGGGCGAAGACCACCGGGTAGTAGTCGTCCCCGTACGTGCCCCAGGTCAGCCAGCAGGCGTTGAGGGCCAACTCCTGCGGCGTCGCGTCGGGGTCGATGCCCGCCGAACAGAGCGCGAAGTCGAAGCCCCGCAGCCGCTCCTCGGTCCAGATCGCCGAACCGGGGTCGCCGGGCTGCGGGTCCAGCAGACCCATCCGCCGGGACCAGGCCACGGACTCCTCGCGCGCGTGCGCCAGGTGCGGGCTGATCCCCAGCCGGTGCGGCATGTAGATGTCCGGGACGACCGAGGGGCCGGTGCGCTCGAAGGGGACGTGAGTGAAGGAGCGGTGGCGCAGTTCCATCGAACGCCGGGTGAACACGGACCGCAGGTCGAGCGCGGTGGTGCCGAGCCCGGACGGTTGGAAGGGCAGGGCCGCCGCGGCGGTGGGCCTGGCCTCCTTGTTCATGTAGCGGCTGGAGACCATGTGCCACTCGTGGCCACCGGACTGCCAGTCCTGCAAACCCTTGGCGTAGGCGAGGACGGCCGCGATCTCCGTCGGGTCCAGCGCGTGATCGACGAAGAGCTGCGGGAGTTCGCCGATCGCGGTCTGCTCGAACTGGTGGAGGCGGGAGGTGAGCAGGTCGTTGGAGGCCTCGGCGGCCTCCTGGGTGGTGCAGCCCAGGAAGGTCTCCAACACCAGCACGGCATTGGAGAGTTCGCCCTCGTCGGCCACCTCCCGCTGGTAGGAGAAGAGGTCGTTCCTGATGTGCACGGCGTCGGCGAAGGCGTCGCGCAGCACACCGAGCGGGCGCGAGTGCGCGACACGAGCGGGCACCTCGGCGCACACGTACTCGATCAGGCCGGCAGACCAGGGGGCGCCGCCCACCTTGCGGCGCATCTCGATGTATTCGAGCGGGTTCGCCACGCGCCCGATGTTGATGTTGGCGAGCTCCCACATGGACTCGTCGAGGAGGTTCTTCGTGGACAAGGAGAACCGTTCCCGCCAGTCCGCGGACATCGCGGGGACCGTCCGCGCCCAGAGGTCCGCGAGCCCGGCCTCCACCGGGTTGGTCGGCTCGGGGAACCCGTCGGACAGGTCCATGGGCATGAAGGCGGCGAGCCGGTCGAGGTACCGCTTGGCGCCGTCACGGTCCTGCGAGCGCTTGTACATCTCCAGGAAGTGGTCGTCGAAGAAGAACACCCACACGTACCAGTCGGTGACCAGAGCCAGCGCGTCGCGGTCGCAGTCGGGGTGGGTGTACGCGCAGAGCAGCGCGTAGTCGTGCGAGTCGAGGTCGCTCTCCTCCCAGACGCCTGAACCCTCCAGCATCCCGAAGCCGCGCGCCCACCGCTTGGTGTGGGCCCGCGCGTGCTCCAGGTGGGGGTTCAGTCGTGCCGGATAGGGCACATAGAAATCCGGCAGTTGAAACGGCTGCGTCACGGCGGGGTCGGCCTTTCGTCCATGGGTGCGGGGGCCCGGTCGACCCGGACCCCCGCACGAGATCAGCAGTGCCCTACCCCTGGTGACCGCGGGATAAGGGGCGGTTCACCGCTTCAGGTGAGGATCCGGGCTTCCGCCGGCGCGGGCCCCTCGCACCGGATAACGGTGGGGACGTCGAAGGTCTCCCGCTCGACGGGCCCGCCCGTCTCAGGTGACCGAGTCGTCGTTCTGCGGTGCGGGCGACTGCCGGGGGATCGACGGCGACCGGCGCCGTGGATCGTGGCCGAACTGCTCGGCCTGCATCGCGTACATGGAGGCGTACCGGCCGCCCAGCGCCAGCAGTTCGTCGTGACCGCCCCGCTCGACGAGCCGGCCCTCGTGGAGTACGTAGATGACGTCGGCGAACCGCACCCCGGACATCCGGTGCGTGACGAGGACGACCGCGCGCTCGGGTCCGGCGAGGCCGCGGATGCTGTCGAAGGCGGCGATCTCCGCCTCCGGGTCGAGCGCCGACGTGGGCTCGTCCACCACCAGGAGGCGGGCGTCGCGGAAACGGGTGCGGGCGAGACCGAACTTCTGCCACTGCCCGCCCGACAGCTCCGAGGCACCCCTGAACACCCGGGCGAGCAGGGTCTCGTAGCCGTGCGGCAGCTTCTCGACGATCCGGTCGGCCCCGGCGTACCGGGCGGCGGCCACCACCTCCGAAGCCTGGTCGACGGCGCGCTCGGGGTCCTCCTTCCCCGGGCGTCCGATGGCGATGTTGGTACGGGCGGTCACCGGCCAGCGTTCGAAGTCCTGGGTGAGGAGCGCGACCCGGTCGAAGACCTGCTCCCGGTCGGCGTCCCGCACGTCCACCCCGTCCCAGGTGACCGAACCCGCGTCGGGCAGGTGCAGACCCGCCAGCAGTTTGACGAGGGTGCTCTTGCCGGAGCCGTTCTCGCCGACCAGCGCGACCACCTGGCCCGCCTCGATGGTGAGCGAGACCCCGCTGAGGGCGGGCTCGTCCCGGTCCGGGTAGCTGAAGTCCACGTCCCGCAGCCGCACCGCGGCGAGCCGCTCGGGCAGCGGGGCCCCGCCGGACGGGATGGCGCGGCGGGCCGCCTCGGCGACGAACCGTTCCAGGTCCCGTACGTACAGGGACTCCTCGTGCAGGGTGTTGGTGGTGGCCACGAGCGCCCCCAGGCTCGCCGAACCGGTGCGCACCGCGATCACGGCGGTACCGGCGACGGCGAGGTCCATCCGGCCGGAGACGATGAGCGCGCCCATCGCCCCGTAGGTGACCAGGGCCGCGAGGCCGGAGAGCGCGGCGGCCAGCAGTTCGGTGGCGGCCTTGTCCTTGGCGAGGCGGGTGGCCTCGCTCTCGGCGACCTCGGCCATGTTGCGGTAGTGGCCCAGCAGGTAGCGGCCGACGCCGTGCACCCGTACCTCGGGGGCCGACGTACGGGAGATCAGCAGCTGGCCGATGAGCCGGGCGGCCCGTACGTGCTCCACCCAGGTGATCATCGACAGGTAGCGGCGCTGCGCCACCCGCATCGCGCCCCAGCCGCGCGGGGCGGCGATCAGCAACAGCATCGGCAGCAGCAGGGGGTGCAGTACGGTCAGCACCCCGGCGGTGGCGATCAGGGAGATGACCCCGCCGAGGGTGGCCACGCAGGCGCCGACCGTGCGGCGGGCCGAGGGCGGACCCCACTGGGCACTGTCCAACAGCCGCCGGAACTCCCCGTCCTCGATGGCCTCCAGCTCCACCTCGACGGCGGCGCTCAGGTACTGCTCGTACGCGGCCCGTTCGACCTTGGGCTCCAGCCGTCCGGCGGCCGCCGTGGAACGGGCGGCGAGCACGGCCCCCAGGACGGCCACCAGCGCCCCGGCGGCGAGGGCGGGCAGGGCCGCGTACAGCCGGTCGGCGGCGCTGCCCTCGCTCAGCAGCGTACGGAACACATCGCTGATGACGAGCAGCCCGACGGCGGAGGTGACCCCTTGCCCGGCCTCGGCGGCGGCGACGGTGAGCAGGGCGGGCCGGTCGGTGTCCCAGGCGAGGCGCAGGGTTCCGCCGACCATGCGGGGCATGGAGCGCAGGGTGGTCAGCAGCCGCCCTTCGAGTGCGGCGTATTCGTGGTTGGACCAGCCGGCGTCGTAGCGCAGGGGCCCGCCGAAGAGGCGCCGTTCGCTCTCGGAGACGGCGGGCTCGGGGGCTTCGGGTCGCTTGAGGAGCCTCATGCGCGGCCACCCCCGCCCGGTGTCGGGTCGAACGCCACATGAACGTGCACGGATCGCAAGATTCCTCCCGAGGTGCCGCGGCTGCGCACTGACGCCGCAAGAACGTGGCTGCTCAGAGCGGCGTCACGGGACCGGGGGAACGAATACCCGCACACAGGTGCGACGACGCGCCGGACCCCATGCGCCGTGCGGAGCCCCGGCGTTCGAACCACCCGTAGGTGTCGATGCCCCCCTTCGAGGGATTGCGCGGGACGCGGCGGGGGGTGGGCCTTCGGCCGGTCGCCCGTCGGATCAGGCGGCCCGGATCGCCCGGTCGATCTCGGCCCCGGTCCGGGCCACGACGACGGGCCACTCGTCCCTGAGGGCCGCCGGCAGACGTGCGTGGTCCTCGTCCCGCCGGATCATGGTCGGCCCGCCCGGCACGATGAGCACGGCGCCCAGCCGCCGCAGCAGGTCGGCCAGGAGGTCCATGACCCCGCCCCCTCCGAAGCGGTTGAAGGTGATGCCGGTCGGATCGTTCAGGTACACCCCGGCCTCCTCGCCGTCCGCCGTACTCACCTGAAGGAAGCCGATCTCGGGGTCCCGGGCCACCACGTGGGGGCCGAGGATCTCGTGGGCGGCGCCCATGTCCAGCGACGCCGGCTCGCCGTTCTCGAAGCGGCATACGAAGATGTCGAAACTCATGGAGTCCATTCTGGCGAGGGGCGCGAGCTGCGGGGAGGGTGTGCGTGTTCTCGACTACAAGGATTCAGCGTGTCCGCGACGTGGCGGTGGAGAACGGGGGGCGGTCCACGAAGTGGTCCGGTGGTTACTCCTTCGCCTGGTGCAGCGGAGCTGGGACGGTCGCGCCGGATTCGGCGCGCTGGAGGTCGAGTTCGGTGTCGTCCTGGGGATGAAGCTCCCTCCGGGCTTCAGGGGGGACGCACTGTCCATCACCGAGGAATCGGTGGCCGCTGTCGATCCCGGCGTCGACGGCCTGCCGGGCCGGCTGTTCCTTCTCGCGGACGGAATCGTGCAGGGTGCACTTCGTGCGCTGCACGTCCGTGCACGTCTACCACTCCGAGCCCGACGGCGGGTCGGGGACGGGAACGGAGCCGCCCGGCCCCTGGGCTCCGTGAGTGTGGAGCGAGTCGAGCGCCCCGGGGTGTCGGAGCGTGGGGTGATTGTCGGATTGGGTTAGGTTTGCCCCGATATTCGTTTCGGGATTCCGAGAGGGACGCTCATGGCGATCGATCTGGACAAGGTGCTCGACAAGGCGTGGGCCGACAAGCCGCTCGCCGAGGTGCTCGCGGCACCCGTCGCCGCGCTCAAGGGCGTCAGCGACGAGGACGGCAAGTTGCTGCACCAGGCCTTCGGGGTCAAGACCGTCGCCGACTTCGGGCAGCTGAAGTACGTGCGCTGGGCCCAGGCCCTCGTCGCGCTGAACCAGACCGTCAAGGCGTAGTCACCCACCAGGTCCGCGTGCTCGGGGCGCGTGGGCCTGAACGAAAGAACCGTCCCCCTCACCCTTCGGCAGGGTGAGGGGGACGGCCTGTGTTCCGGGGAGCGGACTACTCCGACTCGCCCTCCAGGTTGCCCTCCGTGTCCAGGTAGACCTGGCGCAGGGATTCGAGGATCTGCGGGTCCGGCTTCTCCCACATGCCGCGCGACTCGGCCTCCAGCAGGCGCTCCGCGATGCCGTGCAGGGCCCAGGGGTTGGCCTCCTCCAGGAAGGCGCGGTTGGTCGGGTCCAGGACGTACGTCTCGGTGAGCTTGTCGTACATCCAGTCCGCGACCACGCCCGTCGTGGCGTCGTACCCGAAGAGGTAGTCCACCGTCGCCGCGAGCTCGAAGGCGCCCTTGTAGCCGTGGCGGCGCATCGCCTCGATCCACTTGGGGTTCACCACACGGGCCCGGAAGACACGCGAGGTCTCCTCGACCAGGGTGCGGGTCTTGACCGTCTCCGGGCGGGTGGAGTCACCGATGTAGGCCTCGGGAGCGGTACCCCGCAGGGCGCGGACCGTGGCCACCATGCCGCCGTGGTACTGGAAGTAGTCGTCCGAGTCCGCGATGTCGTGCTCGCGGGTGTCCGTGTTCTTCGCCGCGACCGTGATGCGCTTGTACGCCGTCTCCATCTCGTCCCGGGCGGGGCGGCCCTCCAGGCCCCGGCCGTACGCGTAGCCGCCCCACACCGTGTAGACCTCCGCGAGGTCGGCGTCCGTACGCCAGTCGCGGGAGTCGATCAGCTGGAGGATGCCCGCGCCGTACGTACCCGGGCGCGAGCCGAAGATACGGGTCGTCGCGCGCCGCTCGTCACCGTGCTCGGCCAGGTCCGCCTGGGCGTGCGCCCGGACGAAGTTCTGGTCGGCCGGCTCGTCCAGCGAGGCCGCCAGCCGCACCGCGTCGTCCAGCAGGCCGATGACGTGCGGGAACGCGTCACGGAAGAAGCCCGAGATGCGCAGCGTCACGTCGATGCGCGGGCGGCCCAGCTCGTCGAGCGGGATCGGCTCCAGGCCGGTGACGCGGCGCGAGGCCTCGTCCCAGACCGGGCGGACACCGAGGAGGGAGAGGGCTTCCGCCACGTCGTCGCCCGACGTGCGCATCGCGCTCGTGCCCCACAGGGACAGGCCCACCGAGGCCGGCCACTCGCCGTTGTCGGTGCGGTAGCGGGTGAGGAGGGATTCGGCCAGGGCCTGGCCCGTCTCCCACGCGAGGCGGGAGGGGACGGCCTTCGGGTCGACCGAGTAGAAGTTGCGGCCCGTCGGCAGGACGTTGACCAGGCCGCGCAGCGGCGAGCCCGAAGGGCCCGCCGGGATGAAACGGCCGTCCAGGGCGGCGACCACGTGGGCGATCTCGTCCGTGGTGCCGGCCAGACGCGGGACCACCTCACGGGCCGCGAACGACAGGACCGCCGCGACGTCCGCCGGGTGGTCCGCCGCGACCGAGGACACGGCGTCCAGGGACCAGTTCGCGTCCTCCATCGCCTGGACCAGGGCGCGGGCCTGCTCCTCCACCGTGTCCGCCGAGGTACGGGTGGCCTTGGACTCGTCCAGGCCGAGCGCCTCGCGCAGACCCGGAAGGGCCGTCGTACCGCCCCAGATCTGGCGGGCGCGCAGGATCGCGAGGACCAGGTTGACCCGGGCCTCACCGGTCGGCGCACCACCCAGGACGTGCAGACCGTCACGGATCTGGGCGTCCTTGACCTCGCACAGCCAGCCGTCGACGTGCAGCAGGAAGTCGTCGAAGCCGTCGTCGTCCGGGCGCTCCTCCAGACCGAGGTCGTGGTCGAGCTTGGCGGCCTGGATCAGCGTCCAGATCTGCGCGCGGATGGCCGGCAGCTTCGCCGGGTCCATCGCGGAGATCTGCGCGTACTCGTCCAGGTGCTGCTCCAGGCGCGCGATGTCGCCGTACGACTCCGCGCGCGCCATCGGCGGCACCAGGTGGTCGACCAGCGTGGCGTGCACCCGGCGCTTGGCCTGGGTGCCCTCGCCCGGGTCGTTGACCAGGAACGGGTAGATGAGCGGCAGGTCACCGAGGGCGGCGTCGGGCGCGCACGCGGCGGACAGGCCCGCGTTCTTGCCGGGCAGCCACTCCAGGTTGCCGTGCTTGCCCAGGTGGATCATCGCGTCGGCGCCGAAACCGCCGTCCTCGGCGCGCGCCTGGATCCACCGGTACGCGGCCAGGTAGTGGTGCGAGGGCGGCAGGTCCGGGTCGTGGTAGATCGCGATCGGGTTCTCGCCGAAGCCGCGCGGCGGCTGGATGAGGATGAGCAGGTTCCCCCGGCGCAGGGCCGCGAGGACGATGTCACCCTCCGGGTTGGCGGAGCGGTCCACGAACATGTTGCCCGGGGCCTCGCCCCAGTGCTCGGTGACGCTGTCCCGCAGCTCGGCCGGGAGCTGCGCGAACCACCGCTTGTAGTCGGCGGCCGGGATCCGGACCGGGTTCCGGGCCAGCTGCTCCTCGGTCAGCCAGTCCTGGTCGTGGCCACCGGCCTCGATCAGGGCGCGGATCAGCTCGTCGCCGTCGCCCGAGACCAGCCCCGGGATGCCCTCGGTCGGACCGAAGTCGTAGCCGCCGGCGATGAGGGTGCGCAGCAGCTCCACGGCGCTGGCCGGGGTGTCGAGGCCGACCGCGTTACCGATCCGCGAGTGCTTGGTCGGGTACGCGGACAGGACCAGCGCGACCTTCTTGTCGCGGCGATCGATGTGCCGCAGACGGGCGTGACGTACGGCGATGCCCGCGACCCGGGCGGCCCGCTCGGGGTCGGCGACGTAGGCGGGCAGGCCGTCCTCGTCGATCTCCTTGAAGGAGAACGGGACGGTGATCAGGCGGCCGTCGAACTCGGGCACCGCGACCTGCGTGGCGGCGTCCAGCGGGGAGAGGCCCTCGTCGTTCTCCTCCCAGGCGGCGCGCGAGCCGGTCAGGCACAGGGCCTGCAGGATCGGCACGCCGAGACCGGCGAGCGCGCCCGCGTCCCAGGACTCGTCGTCGCCGCCCGCCGAGGCGGTGGCGGGCTTGGTGCCGCCCGCCGCGAGGACGGTCGTGACGACCGCGTCGACCGACTCCAGCGCCGCGATCAGTTCCGGCTCGGGGGTGCGCAAGGAGGACACGTACAGCGGCAGCGCCTGGGCGTCGTGGCCCTCGATCGCGTCGCACAGGGCGTGCACGAAGGAGGTGTTCCCGCTCATCTGGTGGGCGCGGTAGTACAGCACCGCGATCCGCGGGCCCTCGGTGCGCTGCGGGGTGCGCTCCAGCGGCCCCCAGGTGGGGGAGGCCGCGGGCGGCTCGAAGCCGTGACCGGTGAGCAGGACGGTGTCGGAGAGGAACCGGGCCAGCTGCTCCAGGTTCGCCGGGCCGCCGTGGGCGAGGTAGCCGTGGGCCTCGGCCGCGATGCCGATGGGGACCGTGGAGGCCTCCATGAGCTGGGCGTCCGGAGCCTGTTCGCCGGTCAGGACCACGACCGGGCGGGTCTGGCCGGGGGCCAGGAGCAGGTCGAGGCCGTCCTGCCAGGCGCGGAGGCCGCCGAGGAGGCGTACGACGACCAGGTCGACCCCGTCGAGGAGGCCGGGCAGGTCGTCGAGGGGGAGACGGGAGGGGTTCGCGAACCGGTACGGGACGGGGCCGTCCGCCGTGTTCGCTGCGCGGGCGCTGAGCAGATCGGTGTCGGACGTCGACAGCAGCAGGATCATGCGGCGGCAGGCCTTCCTCGGGGTTTCCGCGCCCCGGGCAGTGTGAGGACAGCGGGAGTTCCTGACTCACCCCGGTCGCCGGATCGCTCCGCGGGGTTCACAGTGGCGGGACCGCGCCGGAATCGCACCGGGCTTCCTCCCATGTCGCCGTCCTCGGCGACGGCGGGCCGTGTGGTCCGCCGGAAGGTCATCTTAGGGGGCGGGTGGCTTCTGCCGGGTGGTGGGTCGTGTGCCGTGTGGTCCGCCGGGTGCGACGCCGTCGCCGGGGCTCTGCCCCGGACCCCGCGCCTCAAACGCCGGCGGGGCTGGGACGGGGCGGGACGGGGCGGGGTGCTGAACGGGGTGGGCGGGGCCGGAAGGGTGGCTTGGGCGGTGGTGGGGGCGAATGTCGCTGGTGGGGGTGGTGACGGACACAGGTCGCGGGCACCCGATCGTGGGTATGCTCGCGGCCATGCCCCAGCCCCCTTCCGCCGCATCGCGGGACGAACCCGTCATACGGGAGCGCGGTGACGCCTGCCCCGGTGCGCTGCGGCTGCACGCCGCGGACGACGGGTTCCTGGCGCGGGTCCGGGTACCGGCCGGGCTGCTCACCGTCGAGCAGGCCTCGGCGCTGGCGCTCGCCGCCGACCGGTTCGGGGACGGGCACCTGGAACTGACCTCGCGCGGCAACGTGCAGCTGCGCGGCCTGGCCGACGGGTGCGGCGCCGGGCTCGCCGAGCTGCTGGACCGGGCCGGACTGCTGCCCGCGCCGAGCCATGAGCGGGTACGGAACATCGTGGCGACGCCCCTGTCCGGCCTGGACGGACCCGACCGGCCCGACGCGTCGGCCTGGGCCGTGGAATTCGACCGGCTGCTGTGCGCCGCCCCCTGGGCGGCCGCGCTGTCCGGGCGGTTCCTGTTCGCCTTCGACGACGGCCGCGGCGACGTGGCCGCGCTCGCCCCCGACGTGACCGTGCTCGGCCGCTCCCGGGGCCGGGCACTGGTTCGGCTCGGTCGGTCCGACGACGCCGTGGAACTCGCCGGGCAGGACGCCCCGCGGGCGGCGCTGCTGGCCGCCCGATACTTCCTCGACGCCGCCGCCGAAGCCGGTACGCAGGCCTGGCGGGTGGCCGAACTGCCCGCCGAACACGCCCTGGACGAGGTCGAGTTCGTCCGCCGTCTCGACGCCGCCGGTATCGCCGCCGAGACCGCCCGCGCCGTGGATCGGCCATACGCGCCGCCGCCCCGGCCCTCGCGCACGGGCGGGCACGACCGCGCCACCCTGTGCGTGCTGCCCCCGCTCGGCCGGATCGACTCCGCCCAGTGGCGGGTCCTGGTGGAGGTCGCCGACGAGGGCAGCGGCCGGCTGCGCGTCACCCCGTGGCGCAGCGTCGTCCTGCCCTCGGCGGGTGAGCGGGCCGCCGCCCGCATCGAGGCGGTCGGCCTGGTCCTCACCCCCGACAGTCCCTGGGAGAACGTCACCGCCTGTACGGGACGGCCCGGTTGCGCGAAATCCCTCGCGGACGTACGCGCCGACGCGCGGGCCGTCGCCGACCGGGCGCGCGGTCCGCTGCCCGTGCACTGGTCCGGCTGCGAGCGCCGCTGCGGGCATCCGCGCGGCACCGCCTGGGTGGATCTGGTCGCCACCGGCTCCGGATACCGGCTCGCCGCACCCGGCCGCCCCGTACGCGACGACGTACGGCCCACCGAACTTGCCGCGGCACTCGCGGACGCCCGCACCGACCCCGACGTAGTGAAGAAATGAGCGAGTACACCGTGTTTGAGTACGAGAAGGACGGCGCGGCCATCTACCGCCAGTCCTTTGCCACGATCCGCGCCGAGGCGGACCTCTCCGGGCTGCCCGACACGGTCGCCCAGGTCGCGGTGCGCATGATCCACGCCTGCGGAATGACCGACCTCCCGCAGGACCTCGGCTACACCCCCGAGGTCGTGCTGCGCGCCCGCGCGGCGCTGGAGGCGGGCGCGCCGATCCTGTGCGACGTGCAGATGGTCGCCAGCGGTGTCACCCGTAAGCGGCTGCCTGCCGACAACGACGTGATCTGCACGCTCTCCGATCCGGCCGTACCGGAACTCGCCGCGAAGATGGGCACCACGCGCAGCGCCGCCGCCCTGGAGGTCTGGCGCGACCGCGGCCTGCTGGAGGGCTCGGTCATCGCCGTCGGCAACGCGCCGACCGCCCTGTTCCGGCTGCTGGAGATGATCGAGGAGGGCGCCCCGCGCCCCGCCGCCGTCATCGGGGTCCCGGTCGGTTTCATCGGCGCCGCCGAGTCCAAGGACGCCCTCGCCGCCCACCCCTCGGGCCTCGACCACCTGATCGTGCGCGGCCGGCGCGGCGGCAGCGCGATGGCCGCCGCCGCCCTCAACGCCATTGCGAGCGTGGCCGAATGAGCGACATCGCCAAGGGCCGGCTGTACGGGGTCGGGCTCGGCCCCGGCGACCCGTCGCTGATGACCCTGCGCGCCGTCGAGGTGATCGCCGAGGCCGATGTCGTGGCCTACCACAGCGCCCGCCACGGCCGTTCCATCGCCCGCTCGATCGCCGCGAAGCACCTGCGCGCCGACCACGTCGAGGAACCGCTGGTCTACCCGGTCACCACCGAGACCACCGACCACCCCGGCGGCTACCAGGGGGCGATGGAGGAGTTCTACGAGGCCGCCGCCGCCCGGCTCGCCGCGCACCTGGACGCCGGCCGGACCGTCGCCGTGCTCGCGGAGGGCGACCCGCTCTTCTACGGCTCGTACATGCACATGCACAAGCGGCTCGCCGACCGGTACGAGGCCGAGGTCATCCCCGGCGTCACCTCCGTCAGCGCCGCCGCCGCCCGGCTCGGCACCCCGCTCGTCGAGGGCGAGGAGGTGCTGACCATCCTCCCCGGCACCCTGCCCGAGGAGGAGCTCACCGCCCGCCTCGCCGCCACCGACTCGGCGGTCGTGATGAAGCTCGGCCGGACCTTCCCCGCCGTCCGCCGCGCGATGGAGAGCAGCGGCCGGCTCGCCGAGGCCCGCTACGTCGAGCGGGCCACCATGGCCGGCGAGCGCACCGGACTCCTCGCCGACATCGAAGCCGACAGCGTGCCGTACTTCGCCGTCGCCGTGCTCCCCAGCCGCATCGGCAACCCGGGCAGCGTCCCGTCCGGCCCCGGCGAGGTCGTCGTCGTCGGCACCGGCCCGGCCGGCCCGCTGTGGCTCACCCCGCAGACCCGGCGCGCCCTCGCCGACGCCGAGGTCCTGGTCGGCTACACCACCTACCTGGACCGGGTGCCCGTCAA comes from Streptomyces virginiae and encodes:
- the cobG gene encoding precorrin-3B synthase, whose amino-acid sequence is MLAAMPQPPSAASRDEPVIRERGDACPGALRLHAADDGFLARVRVPAGLLTVEQASALALAADRFGDGHLELTSRGNVQLRGLADGCGAGLAELLDRAGLLPAPSHERVRNIVATPLSGLDGPDRPDASAWAVEFDRLLCAAPWAAALSGRFLFAFDDGRGDVAALAPDVTVLGRSRGRALVRLGRSDDAVELAGQDAPRAALLAARYFLDAAAEAGTQAWRVAELPAEHALDEVEFVRRLDAAGIAAETARAVDRPYAPPPRPSRTGGHDRATLCVLPPLGRIDSAQWRVLVEVADEGSGRLRVTPWRSVVLPSAGERAAARIEAVGLVLTPDSPWENVTACTGRPGCAKSLADVRADARAVADRARGPLPVHWSGCERRCGHPRGTAWVDLVATGSGYRLAAPGRPVRDDVRPTELAAALADARTDPDVVKK
- a CDS encoding precorrin-8X methylmutase: MSEYTVFEYEKDGAAIYRQSFATIRAEADLSGLPDTVAQVAVRMIHACGMTDLPQDLGYTPEVVLRARAALEAGAPILCDVQMVASGVTRKRLPADNDVICTLSDPAVPELAAKMGTTRSAAALEVWRDRGLLEGSVIAVGNAPTALFRLLEMIEEGAPRPAAVIGVPVGFIGAAESKDALAAHPSGLDHLIVRGRRGGSAMAAAALNAIASVAE
- a CDS encoding precorrin-2 C(20)-methyltransferase, whose amino-acid sequence is MSDIAKGRLYGVGLGPGDPSLMTLRAVEVIAEADVVAYHSARHGRSIARSIAAKHLRADHVEEPLVYPVTTETTDHPGGYQGAMEEFYEAAAARLAAHLDAGRTVAVLAEGDPLFYGSYMHMHKRLADRYEAEVIPGVTSVSAAAARLGTPLVEGEEVLTILPGTLPEEELTARLAATDSAVVMKLGRTFPAVRRAMESSGRLAEARYVERATMAGERTGLLADIEADSVPYFAVAVLPSRIGNPGSVPSGPGEVVVVGTGPAGPLWLTPQTRRALADAEVLVGYTTYLDRVPVKPGQIRHGSDNKVESERAEFALDLARRGKRVAVVSGGDPGVFAMATAVLEVAGQAEYKDVPVRVLPGVTAANAAAAAAGAPLGHDYATISLSDRLKPWEVIAERLRAAAAADLVLALYNPGSRSRTWQVAQARELLLELRSPETPVVVARDVGGPEQSVRIVTLAELEPSEVDMRTILLIGSSQTQVTERADGSRITWTPRRYP